In Lonchura striata isolate bLonStr1 chromosome 3, bLonStr1.mat, whole genome shotgun sequence, the sequence TTTCCCCAGCCAGACCAGTACTGTCATACAGCCTGTCTGGCCTCTTTTACCGCATCTTTACCACATGAAAACCAAGTGGGCTACAATTCCAGGGACAGTACAGGTACTCCACATACCTGCTAGGACCTCATCATCTGCCAGCGGAGTGTAGGGCATCTCCCCATGCGTGAAGACCTCCCACATGAGCACCCCAAAGGACCACACATCTGACTTAGTGGAGAACTCATcttccagcacagcctcagGTGGCATCCAGCGCAGTGGGATCCAGGCCTGGCGGAAATGGTAGTACTCGCTGTGGGCAGGACAGGCAGGCAGTGAGACTGGTGCCATTTCATCCCCTCCCATTCCCCTGTCAGGCTCCCTGACCTGTTGTACACGTCCTTGCTGAGGCTCAGGGATGAGACCTTGACCTGCCGCTGGGCGCTGACCAGGCAATTCCTGGCTGCCAAATCCCGGTGCACGAACCTGCCATTggagaggtgctccatgccCAGAGCCACCTGTGTGCAGAGAGACACCTGACCCCAGAGAGCTGTCAGCACTGGCTGCCCTCCTTAGGGTCCCCAGGCCCACAGCACTTCCAAAGCTGCATGGTCACCTTATGTTTGATAGTGAGTGGCTGTGGCTTCAGAGACTCATCTTTGCTCTTGGAGATTCTCAGAAACTGCTTCAGGTCCCCCTGGGAAACAAACAGCAATTCAGAGTCAGCACCTCTACATATTGACAAGGCTCACTGgtccctgcagtgcctggaTGTGGCAGGACCACAGATCCTCATCTCCCGATCCAAGGTTCCTGTCCTCCTGGTCCCTGCCTTGTAGGGCAAGCCAGTATCTTGTTTCTGGGCTAAGATTAGGGCAAGTAGGCCTGAAATATCCAGATTTTTCATGCCCCAAATTTATTTCTCTCCTACAAACTCCAGAATCCTCACAGCCCTTAGCCATTCTGCAGCATGAAGTCCCACAGCTTAGCTTATATAGCTGAGTCCAGGACATAAACCAGAAACCAGGAGATTGTAGAGGACAAAGTCACTTCCAGGTCTTGCAAGAGACTCCCATTCCCCTTGAGactgctgcagaggctgggaACAGCAGTGAGCTCAACCTGGTCTTCTCATACCTTGGCTGCCCTGTTCTGCCAGTCCATTGCCACACTTGCAGGCCCCACACCCACTGCTGCCATGTCCCTGCTCTACCACTGGCAGAGCCCTTACCAGGTCTACATACTCCAGGACCATGTAGTGTGGCTCTGCCTCgcggcacagccccagcagccgcACCACGTTGGCGTGGTTCAGCTTCCCAAACATCTCTGCCTCCCGCCTGAAGtcgagctgcagctgctcatcCCTTGTCTGCAGGCTCTTCACCAGCACCAGCGCTTCACCCTCACCATCTTCTGCACCTTTGGCCTTCGCCAGGAACACCTCACCAAACTCCCCCCTGCCTGGAAGTGTAGACAAGCACAAGGGAAGGCGATGTGCATTAGGACAGCAGGTGTGCTTGATattccaggggctgcagagccctctGTACTCAGCACATCCTGTTTTCTGGCTGGGACATGGGGTTTCAGCCACAGGTTTCCTGCTGGAGTGGGGACAAggccagggcagcccagcaTACCCAGGGTTGTGATTGTCTGCAGGTTGGAACGTGGAAAGTGCATCTTGTCAGTAGCACTGTGGCGCTTGCTGGCCCCCGAGCTGCTGCCCAGGTTGGTCAAGGCCACTTCTTCCTGAATCTCTGCTGTCATCTGCCCATTCTGCAGCAAAGCACCGCCTGCAAGGGAAGCACAAACAGCTTCAGCATCCTGCCAGGCCACACAGTGAAAGTTATTCTAGGGCtcaacccctcctggggctctGACACTCAAAGCactccagccccaggcagcaaGTGGCCTGGCCTCAGTTTTTGCCCCATTTCTGGCAGCCCGGCAGCCACCCTTGAAATCAGATGCTGAGCAATGGCTTTGGTCCCAGAGCCAgccagccccatctggccttgTCCATCCCACTCAGTCATCCCCAAGCAGTGGCTACATGCAAACTACCATTGACAAAACTCTGCAGGACAGCAGTAGGAGATGGGATGGGCAAGGCAGAGGCAGAACAGATGAACACTGCTTGCTATAACCAGTCTCTTGATACCCAAGAGATTCTCAAGTCTATCTGACATCAGCTGCTGCAGTCTGATGTCCCTGATCCTTACTCACTTCCCAGCAAGCCTTGGGAATGTCCTTGGAAGTGCTGAACCTGTAAGACCAGACCAGTCTGGATTTTAACCAGCTGGGTTAAAGCAGTGCTAGGAAGCACTGTCCTTGCAATCAGCCCCAGCAAGCCTTCTGCACAGAAACTTCACTAGAAATTTCCCTAGCACAAACACAAGCCAGAGAACAGGACAAAACATGATTGCCTTGAGAAAGTAAAAAACCCTGCATTTTACAGATATCTTGTAGGGAAATGATGGCATAGATGGCAAACCTTGATTTTGAATGTGTTTACTGCTTGGATCAGACCTGGTTACTAGGAAGTGGTACTTTCCATAACATGAAGGCGGGAGCTGGAATTTAAAGCAGGGAACAACCCTGAGCTAGGGTCACACACACCTCCAGCATCACTCTGTACTACTCCATTTCATCTGCTCCTGGAATAAGCACTAGACAAACAGCCACGCAATAGGAATTTTTTAACGAAATTAAGGCAACCCAGCATTAAGTAACTCCAATAGGAGTCCTATTGCATGTAGTTTCCATCACAGGCTGTTGGATCACAGTGTGTGTACGTGCCTGCTTACAATGCACATGTACAAGACAGGTACCAGCACATCCTGAGCAGGCCTGGCCACCGTGACAGGGACCATGGCTTTGTCACAGGTAGGACTGGAGCTGTGAACACTGAGATATGTTGACTTAAGAGTCATGGCTACTGCCAGCTGTCTGCTCTCACATGGTGGAGTAAGATTTGCaaagataaaagcaaaaaaccacCACTTATCCTATAAATCAAAGCTGGATGCTCCTTGCACTTACCCTGTTTTTACACTCATTATCAGCAGGACTGCTTGACCCTGTGCTGTCTGCACACATGACTAATCGTGTCTCAAGACCACAAGCTTGAAGCCAAGAGGATAACACAAGACGACCACTGCAACTGTgccaaaaaaatcctgaaagctGCAGAGTAAGTGTGCTGCCACTGAGAGACAGCACCAGCAGGCAGCAACAAGAGACACCTTTGAGAACACATATTCCCACGTTTCATAGAGTCTGGACAAGGCACTTGGTAACAAAGGGATAGGAGGCTTCAATTATGTATCCAGCAGTCCAGAGGGGAACCAAGCGTAAGGAAGTTGCCAGCTTTGCCCACCTGCCTGCAACAGATACAGGAGCATCTCCTGGAGAAACAGACACAGCCATGCTGCCCTAGAGACACTAGCATGGAAATCAGTCCCCACAGCCATGAACCTCCCCAATGCTATGTCTGTAttcaacaattaaaaaaaaaagtagcagaaTCAGCCATGGATACTGAGAGCAAGATCTCGTTACACAGGATGTGGCACACCAACGACATGACCTTGGAAAGTAACTGGATGATTAGAAGTGCAAAGATCCATAGGAAATACATAGCAAAGATCCACTGCAAGTCCATGGAGAGGTAAAATCTGTCTGGATCCTGAGGGCACTGGAAAAGTCAGCTGGTGGTCAGTCAGGGAGTATTTGTAGGTACTTAGGCAGGTGCTGAAATACTTTGGGTCACCCAGCTAACGAGGCATCAAAGAGGCAAAGAGACAGATCTTTGAAGACTGTGGTGAATGGAATGACTCTACTAGAGCTGACAGCAAACACAAACCACTTTTCCAGAGAGGCTACAGAAGTACCAAAAGGTACAAAGGTACAAAAAGGAGTGTAGACATCTGGGAAGCTAGGTCTGCTTGTAAGAATGAGGATGCAGCTGGCAGCTAACCTGGTTCCAATGAAGCGAATAAGAAGAGGcaaactccagcagaaaataaatataataaatacagGCCAAGATAAAAATCTGAGACCACCTCAGAAACAATTGAAATAAACTTTTTCCCAGGAAGGGGATACTGGCGAGAGCCTGCTGGCACAGGTGAGCTGCCTGTGACTTTTCCACTGAAAGATCTCATAGCGGTGACATGCAGAGCACAAAGCTGCTGAGATGCTCCTGCATCTCTGCTCCTAGAAGGTTCCCCACAGCCAGACTTCTCTTCTGGAGGTTTGTCTCTGTTCAAAGTGCCAATGCAAGGAGAAAGCTAGGAAGCAAACCTAGCAGTTATGTTTTGCCAGGCCCTCACAGCAAATTGCACATGATCAGGAtgtggctgtgtgctggagaacTGGGAGAGGGAACATCTGCATTTATGGGGAGTATGAATGGGGAGAACCAAGGAATTAGGGACAGCAAACTCAACTGCACCCGACTGCTTACAAGTCCTCACTGGATATAACAGAGGGAGTTCAGTGAAACATCTCCCCTTTGAGATTTGAAGAAGCCAGGAGAGTACTACTATTTCATTACATTGCAACAGGgatccttccctcccctggtACATGTGATCCCATGTGCAGGTGCTGGGATGCAGGAGCGAGACATAACTCGGCAGACAGAGATGACCACAATGTGAGGCTGGGAGTCAGGTTCACACTAACTTGCTTATTTCTCACCTGGCAGCAGGTCTCTGCCACCAGCCAAAAACCAGAGGGAGAGACCATGGTTTAGGAGTCATCCTATTCCCTGGGAGCtccctgcccctcagcccctccagcACAGAGACAGGGGATCAGCAGTGAAGCCCTCACCCTCAGGCGTACCGGCCTCACCGTTCAGACACTCCATTTCAGGCTCCTCGCCCTCTGGGTGCTTCTTCAGCCTCTtggcttttctcctcttcttaCAGTAGAACATCAGCCCCAGCACAATAATAATGTAGGCAACAGCCGCCCCCACTGAGAGCCCAATGGTCTGGATCATCTTGTAGGGTGTGTGGTTGCCAGGTCCCTCATCCTCTTCTGCTGCTGGCTTGTCTGTGGGGCAGAGAGCATCCAACACATGGGGGTGTGGAGAGGTTTCCCAAATCCTGCTCAGGAATGTGGTGGAAGGATGTGAAAAGCCCCCAGCCCCCTATCCACTGCTGTGACCACCTCCTCACCCAGCCACAGCACTCTGGGCACATGCCACAGCACACTCTGCTGCATTCCAATGGGAATGCTGCTGTGACTACGTGGCAGGCACAGCTAGGGCCAGAAGCAGGGCCTAGAACTGCCAGGGATTCCAGGAGGTCATGTCCTAACACTGGGCACCTTCCTTACCTACAACATACAGGAATGCCTCCCGGTGCTTGATGTTGCAGCTGTTGCCAGCGATGCAGGTGTATTTCCCAGAGTCCTCAGTGGTGACGTCGTAAATCACCAAGGAGCCATTGGGCATGATCTGAATCCTGCCAACCACACACAGAGCTCTTTGCAAACACCAGAGGGCACAGGCAGGCCTGGGGCACCTGCAGCCCCATCTCCCCAGGATGCCTCagccccatgtccccacagccATCAGCTTCCATCTCAGGCTGTGCAACACTTAAGAACAGATGATTGCAGCTTAATCACAGCTTGGCAGGCTGTGGCAGAAAGGGAAAGCCTGGGGCCAGGAAGAGTCCAGGTCCTGGCACGTGGAGTCAGTTATGTATCCACCAAGCTAGGAACCCAGGATTGCACCACCGGCACCCTCATACTGGGCAGGGATAAGGGATACTTGGGAACATCCTGCTGTGCCACGTGTCAGTTTGGAATGGAGGCTGTGTACCTGGGCAGGAGCTTGCCGGGATCCAAAATCTTGTCCTTCCCTTTCCACTGGATATGCGGTACAGGGTCCCCCTCTGCCTGGCACTGGAACATGGCTGTGTGGCCCTGGTACACCGTTGTGGGCTCTGGCTCCAGCTTGAAGGTGACGTAAACTGAAGGCAGAGAGGCCGACAGGAATGCTGTCAGCTCCTGGGAATGGTGCTAAGCTCCCACAACGGAGCACGGCCAGCACGGTGGCACAGTGGCACGTGCCCTCCCAGGCTGTATGCAAAGCACTGACAAACCAGACAGTCGGATGCCGTGGGACACAGCTTAGGGTCAGGCCAGACGCTGCTTTCTCTGCCACCCAGGCAAAGCCAGTGCAaggccagcacagcaggaaacGCTCCTGCCTGCCACAGAGCCCTCACCTGCTACCACGAGCTGCACGGTGGCACGGATCTCGCCCTGCGGCCTGTTGGAGGCGATGCACGTGTAGTTCCCCGAGTCGCTCCTGCTCACCTTGTGGAAGGACAGGATGCCAGCATTGTGGCTGACGTGGGAAGGCAGGCTGCTCCCATCTGCAGGACACAAGAGACAGATGCAGCAGTCATGCAGGATGCGCTGGGCCACACTGCTGCTTCACCCATGCTAGAGGTGGGACAACATGAAGTtcccacagcctcaggtcagaAGCAGGCATATCACAACCAAATCCCCTGACCTGTCTTAGTCCACTggatggtgggtttttcccggCCTGTGGCTGAGCAGGACACTGTAACCTCCTTATCAAACTCCATGCACTGCAGGGGCTGAGGTGGTGGGGTGAACTTCAGCTTCTCTGCAACAGACAGAGGGGATGTTTAGGCTCCCTCCCCGCCACAGGAgaccctggagctggaggtATCACACCTGCACCCACAAGGGAGGGACGTGAGGCGCTGTCAGCATACCCAGCACGTGCACGCGCGCGTATCCCTCGATGCTGCCTGCCGGGGTGCTGCTCACACACTTGTACATGGTCCCGTCGTACACCTCCACGTTGTTGATGCGCAGTGTCCCGTTCTCCGAGATCTCAAAGCGTGAGTCCTGCCCAGAGCGGGGGAAGGAGCGGGACAGAAATGACACTGTCACCAGCCCTAGGTTAGCCCTCACTTGTAGCACTGCTGACATTCCCCATGCCACAGATAAACACATCCCTGCTGAGACCCACACAGAGAACTGAGGCAAGCTGCAGGGACCTTTTTCTCACCCTTGCCCCAAAAGCACAGGGCTGACTGCCAGCCAACCGGCAAGAGACAGCCAACTGTGCACCCACACATCAGTAGGATGGAGCTAGTGCCAGGAATATGGCCAAAGTGGGGGTGACAGGGAAGCTGGGCCTAGAAACAAGgtaagaaacagcagcagcagagcacgtGCCCAGCAGAAGTGCCCATGAGGGGCAGGGGCTTGCCTTGTCGCCTCACCTCAGAAATGGAGACGCCATTGCGGTACCAGGTGACCGTGGGTTTCAGGGAGGCCTTGCTGAGGCAGTGCAGGTATCCTGGCTTGCTCTCCTCCAGCTGGCTGTCCTTGGGCATCTCCACCCATTTGGGTACCGCTGGGCACGAAGGCAAGGGGTTACACGGAGCCCCTCACTACCCCCCTggccagcagcagtgcagaaCAGAACACACAGGCAGAGTGTAACCATCCATGGGGCCCCGCACCTCCGCCATGAGAGGTGCCTCTCTGTATCAGTGAGGTAATGAGCCACTGCCCAGCTCACCCTAACCCCCTATCCAGCCCCTCTTCTGCTCCCACCCTTTTCAAAAAGTTTCCTACTAGCCACAGTGATGCTCAGCTCCTGTTTCTTCTCTCCAGCCTTGTTGGCAGCATGGCATGTGTAGATCCCTGCATCCATCTCGGTGATACTGGTGAAaatgagctgctctgcctcttGGTACACCCTTCCAGCAGTGGGAACTCGTTCCTGGTTTCTCTCCCACCAGACCTGGGGTGTGGGTATGCCTTGTGGGGCAGTGCAGGACACGCGATGGCCCTGGTTTGCTGTCAGCACCTTCGGGGAGAAGGGTGCCATGTCTTCAATCTCTGAGAGGAACAAGAAACGACAGGGCTCAGAGGGCAAGAACATATAGCCAACCCACCAGCACCATCATTCACAGGGGAGGCACCATTTAAAGGTGAGAGCACACAAACTGTTTGCTCCCTTCATCCAGACAGCAAGGATGAACCATTGCACATACTGATCCATTGGAACTCTGGGACCCACGCCCCACCCTGTCACCAGCCCCAAGACCTCACCTGCCAGCCGCAGAGTTGCCTTCAGCACAAGAGATTTCCCCCTCTGCCCATGGCCGACGCACTTATAGACACCGGTGCTGCGAGCCCTAACCTGGGTGATCAGCAGGGAGCCATTGGCAAACACGGTGGTCCTGGGCACgtggggagaggaaggaagggcTCAGTGGGCATCTCTGCAGGACACGGGCCAGAGCTACAGCGCCGAGACGTCCTGCATGAGCCCGTGAAACCAAGAGAGTGCCATGCCAAAGCTTCCCACCACACATAAATAAAGAGATGGTTGGGACACATTCTTCACGGAGGAAATGAGCTCATAGAAGTCTTTTTCTTGGTGAAGAGCTGGCTCCCACCAGAAAATGAATCACCAAGCATGAGCCAATTctgggagcacagagagccagGAGAAGGGGCAGGGGACACAAGGTGGCGCCCAGGGGCTGCCAGGCCGAGGGCAGCACCCAGATGGCACTGCTTGCTTTCCAGGTTCTGCAAGAGACACATCCCAGCTCCGGGAtcactgtccctgctctgcagaCTGCCCCATGCTTAGGCTGTCTGGGGCTCAGAAATACTCCTGGCTCTGGGGATCATCATGCAATTGGATATGGAAGTGCAagagagccatgggcccagtGATTGCTACGCAGATGTTGGGGGCTGGGAGACATTCCCAAGTCTGGGAATCACCACGTGTTGGCATCTAGTACTGGGACACATCCCTGACTGTGAATTGCCACAAGTGAGTGTCTGGAGCTTGAGCTTCCCTGGCTCTATAGAATCACCACATCTGCGGATGAGAGACATCCCTAACTGTGGGGCCATCATGCATGAGCATCTAGAAGTGATAGCCCCATAGATTACTGTGAGAACAAACTGCTCCCTGAGTCCTGCTCAGGTAAATGCCATGCACAAGGACCAAGTCCCTACTAAACGCAAGCCAGTCAAGCTGAGAAACCAACCCCCATGGCCACTCTGATGTTGCGTGCTTGCCCTCATGTACAGACAGGGTTTGACCTCTCTCTTCTGGAACACAGTGCCcctctcctcccagccctgcccacatCACTGGGGTCCCTATTACTTGGATCTGTTGGTGACAGGGTTGTCTTCAAAGAGCCATTCCTGTGtgggagggggcacagctgcAAACTGGCAGTCAAACATGGCCTCTTCGTTCTTGGTCACGATGAGGTCCTGTGGGACGATCACTGCCTGAGGAAAGCTCTCATCTGCAATGGCAGAAAACACAGGAGGGTGAGAGGGACGGAGGGGCCTGTGGTGTCCCCATACCAGTGCTCTGGGAAAAGCTCAAAGAAGAGCTGGGTGTGCCATACAAAACCAAAGGAGGCAAATGTGCCGGCGCAGCTAGAGTCACAGACTCAGAGCTCAGGACTGCATGTGGGAGCTGCTCAGAAGGGGAAAACCCCTTCTGTTTCCAGCAACACCCTGAGCACCCTGGTTCCTAGTGAATAGAGCAAAGCTGACACTGGATAGCAAAATTCCGTTATCCAGTTCCAAATACTCCTCTAATGTCGACAATTCCTGCCCTCCTTAGGTCTTGCCTCCAAAGGCCAACAGGGCATCTACCCACATGGCAATAACATTAGCAAAACCAGAAGCACCTAcggcctccaggctgctccattACAAGAGAAGACAGCATAAATCTGCTCCAGAAAGACACGGGTGAATTAACACACACAGACAggcctgggctccagcctggccaggatCTGTCAGGTCTGTCTCTGTCCAGAGACTTAGCACAGAGAAAAGTCACAGTAGCCTGAGGTTCCCCTGCAGCAGAGGGAAGGCTGCGAGCAGCGCAGTGTGACAGCTGGGACACAACTCACCGATGACATTGAGCGTGAAGTTGTTGTGGCTGCAGACAAAGCCGACAGCGCTGCGGGCGCAGCAGTAGTAGAGCCCGTTGTCATCGGGGCTGGCGCTCTGCAGGGTCAGCGTCCGCTCCTTGTTGCTGACAGAGtaggagctgtggctgtccgGGAGGGGGCTACCATCCCGAAACCACTGCCACATGGGGCTGCAAGACAGGGGCAAGCAGGTGAACAGGGGCACGGCACTGTCAGGGCTGCCCCGAGAGCAGGTGTGCGGAGGAGACAGCCCAGAGATGGCCCATTTCCCTGGCTCTCCGTCCCCACTGCTGGCCCCGACACAGACACGAAGCCATGAGACATGCAGCCAAAGTGGACGGGACACGACTGGGAAGCGACGGAGAGTGACTGCAGCACAccaagcagctcagcagctggaCTGTGACAGCCCATCCTTACTGTGCTCCTCGCTACGCGGCTCTGGGGAAGCCGTTTGCCTTCTCCCACGGCGCTCAGCCACAGGCTCAATCCTGCCTTTCGCCTTCCCTGACTCTACTGAATTCTTGCgggagagaggaggggaggtgggggaggagcagaaagaaaaaggtggcgggggagagggagggggatagagagagagagagaaggagagaccACACAGCCAaggtgcaggggcccctggcagggTCCACTCCTCAGGAGGCAACCCTTACCGTGGGTGGCCATCGATGTGACACCGCAGAACCACTGTGGAGGAGGGCTGGATCTCAGCTACGCTGGCCGGCTGCTTCAGAACCACACTGCCTGTCTCAATCCCTGTGGGATCAAAGAATACCAACACAGCTGGCTTTCCAAGCCTCCAGAGCCCAGGTTGTGGTTATTAGTGACTCACTGATAACCAGAGGAGGCAGCAAGGGCACAAGCATGCTTAGAGATACATATGCCCTCAAGCCAGCATGGAGTAAAGAGACACCCACACTGCAGAGATCTCACTTTGCCCTGTGTAGCTGCTCTTTGAGGGTTAAGGTGAGTTCTGAAAGGACGTGCAGTGCCCAGGACACTTGCTGCAGTAATGTCCCAGTTGCATATGCACAAATaggaaaggcagcaggaaaaagCATCTCTGACAGCCTCAGGGGCACCAGAAGATACAAGAGGACTACAGGGCAGGACGGACATGGCAGCTGGCGAGGAATCCTACTTGAGCACTCCAAGCCATCCAATCCCTGTCTGACCCACACAAGCATTACCATTAGCCTAGAAAAACTATTTCCAGCCTCGGGCTCCCCCAGGAGAATGCTTTTCCCTGAGCAcagtgggcagcagcaggctgcGGCGTGTGCCCCGCTGCCTTTGCCCCACACTCACACTTGATGTTGAAGGACGCGTTGGCTGAGCGCGCCTCCTCCCCGCTGAGCACGTTCCTTGCCAGGCACTGGAAGACGCCGGCATCCCGGTGCCGATCCACGGCAGCAAACTGGAGGTTGCTGCCTTCCTTGAAGCGCTGCTCCGTGTCCTGAACGGGAAGCCCGTTCTGCAGCCACTCGAACTCCATGTCCGCTGGCTCCTTCACCTCGCAGCGGAGGATGGCGCTGCGGCCGTGCAGGGCATCCTGGGAGTATGGCTCTTTTGTGAAAAGAATGCTTGCCTGGGTCCCCACGGCTGCAAGACAGAAAAGGCAGAGCATGTTTAGagcaagggaaggagaagaatgGATCAGGTAAGCATGTGCTGCTCTCAAGGGTCTCCAGACAGTCCGAGCCATGTTAGGAGAAACAGAGCTCAAAGCACATCTGTCAGAACTAATTCAGAGTTTTAACAGATCTGTGCTTGgatgccagcacagctgctttaAGCCTGTCTGCACCAATCACTGGAACAGGGGTGCCTGAGCTTGCCACAGCCAAGGAaagccctctgctccctggagAACAGGGACATTAAGAGGGAGCTCCCATGACCTACTACTGAGTGTCACACTGCCAGCCTGAACAGAAAGGTGTCTTGCAATGTACGAGCCAGGAAGGCAGTCACCAAAACCCTAGAGATCAAGCAGCTTCCTGAGCACTTGGAATGTTTCTTCGAGTGTTTCTTGTCCTGTTTGTTGGGATGCATCCCAAGTTCCAGCCTTGCATCAAGATTATCCCTGATCAGAAATACCACAGACTGTTTCCAGGTTTTCCTCAAAGTCCCTCTCCTTGGGACTATGTCTGATTCACCTCCACATCCCCAGCAATTACTCAGAGAAACACTGGTGTGGAACAAGGATTACCTATGTGAATAAATACAGCAGTTGCTGGAACATAGCACAAGAGAATGCAACAGAGACACCACAAACTTGCACTGGTGACTCAGCCCACTCGCACATTGAAGCGGAAACAACAAATGGCGATTGTCCTCAGGATCTGGTAGTGGCCTGAGGGGCTGGAGGCATCTCCCTACAGAGATGGAAACCCCAAAGCACCCTCCCTGACACACTAATGCCTGCCCAAGAGCTCAGGGtcctggggacagagcagccagttccctgggcagtgcctggcaTGGCTGCTGAGGGACCACGCTCACACATTCCCAAAtgtggctgctgcctgcccacagccagccctgcaggcgCTCTGCTCTGGTTACCAGCTGGAAAAGCAAGGGAAGCAAACAAAAGGCAATTGAGCACATGACGATGGCTCTTGGACTCTGTTACCAGAGCCATGCTCTGCAGGGAAAGGGGCCAAGCCAGGCAGATTTTGAGCTTCTTAGAATGATGATGAACAAGAGCG encodes:
- the PTK7 gene encoding inactive tyrosine-protein kinase 7 isoform X1, encoding MAAVRRMAAVRALLVLAVGTQASILFTKEPYSQDALHGRSAILRCEVKEPADMEFEWLQNGLPVQDTEQRFKEGSNLQFAAVDRHRDAGVFQCLARNVLSGEEARSANASFNIKWIETGSVVLKQPASVAEIQPSSTVVLRCHIDGHPRPMWQWFRDGSPLPDSHSSYSVSNKERTLTLQSASPDDNGLYYCCARSAVGFVCSHNNFTLNVIDESFPQAVIVPQDLIVTKNEEAMFDCQFAAVPPPTQEWLFEDNPVTNRSKTTVFANGSLLITQVRARSTGVYKCVGHGQRGKSLVLKATLRLAEIEDMAPFSPKVLTANQGHRVSCTAPQGIPTPQVWWERNQERVPTAGRVYQEAEQLIFTSITEMDAGIYTCHAANKAGEKKQELSITVATVPKWVEMPKDSQLEESKPGYLHCLSKASLKPTVTWYRNGVSISEDSRFEISENGTLRINNVEVYDGTMYKCVSSTPAGSIEGYARVHVLEKLKFTPPPQPLQCMEFDKEVTVSCSATGREKPTIQWTKTDGSSLPSHVSHNAGILSFHKVSRSDSGNYTCIASNRPQGEIRATVQLVVAVYVTFKLEPEPTTVYQGHTAMFQCQAEGDPVPHIQWKGKDKILDPGKLLPRIQIMPNGSLVIYDVTTEDSGKYTCIAGNSCNIKHREAFLYVVDKPAAEEDEGPGNHTPYKMIQTIGLSVGAAVAYIIIVLGLMFYCKKRRKAKRLKKHPEGEEPEMECLNGGALLQNGQMTAEIQEEVALTNLGSSSGASKRHSATDKMHFPRSNLQTITTLGRGEFGEVFLAKAKGAEDGEGEALVLVKSLQTRDEQLQLDFRREAEMFGKLNHANVVRLLGLCREAEPHYMVLEYVDLGDLKQFLRISKSKDESLKPQPLTIKHKVSLCTQVALGMEHLSNGRFVHRDLAARNCLVSAQRQVKVSSLSLSKDVYNSEYYHFRQAWIPLRWMPPEAVLEDEFSTKSDVWSFGVLMWEVFTHGEMPYTPLADDEVLAGLQSGKTKLPHPEGCPSRLAKLMQRCWAPSPKDRPSFSELATTLGDSPADSKA
- the PTK7 gene encoding inactive tyrosine-protein kinase 7 isoform X2, with product MWQWFRDGSPLPDSHSSYSVSNKERTLTLQSASPDDNGLYYCCARSAVGFVCSHNNFTLNVIDESFPQAVIVPQDLIVTKNEEAMFDCQFAAVPPPTQEWLFEDNPVTNRSKTTVFANGSLLITQVRARSTGVYKCVGHGQRGKSLVLKATLRLAEIEDMAPFSPKVLTANQGHRVSCTAPQGIPTPQVWWERNQERVPTAGRVYQEAEQLIFTSITEMDAGIYTCHAANKAGEKKQELSITVATVPKWVEMPKDSQLEESKPGYLHCLSKASLKPTVTWYRNGVSISEDSRFEISENGTLRINNVEVYDGTMYKCVSSTPAGSIEGYARVHVLEKLKFTPPPQPLQCMEFDKEVTVSCSATGREKPTIQWTKTDGSSLPSHVSHNAGILSFHKVSRSDSGNYTCIASNRPQGEIRATVQLVVAVYVTFKLEPEPTTVYQGHTAMFQCQAEGDPVPHIQWKGKDKILDPGKLLPRIQIMPNGSLVIYDVTTEDSGKYTCIAGNSCNIKHREAFLYVVDKPAAEEDEGPGNHTPYKMIQTIGLSVGAAVAYIIIVLGLMFYCKKRRKAKRLKKHPEGEEPEMECLNGEAGGALLQNGQMTAEIQEEVALTNLGSSSGASKRHSATDKMHFPRSNLQTITTLGRGEFGEVFLAKAKGAEDGEGEALVLVKSLQTRDEQLQLDFRREAEMFGKLNHANVVRLLGLCREAEPHYMVLEYVDLGDLKQFLRISKSKDESLKPQPLTIKHKVSLCTQVALGMEHLSNGRFVHRDLAARNCLVSAQRQVKVSSLSLSKDVYNSEYYHFRQAWIPLRWMPPEAVLEDEFSTKSDVWSFGVLMWEVFTHGEMPYTPLADDEVLAGLQSGKTKLPHPEGCPSRLAKLMQRCWAPSPKDRPSFSELATTLGDSPADSKA